The genomic stretch GTGAATttctgagttgttttttttgtcaaacatcTCATACCAAGACCAGACCAACTCATTTCCTGCTAACAAAGCCTGGTTTATTTTTTACCACAGAACCAGAGAGCTCTACAGTTTTTCAGAAAAGACTAATAACACATCAGTGAGCTGTGAACTGAGTTGGTGATATGTTtcttaattacaaaaaaacatggGCTTTGCAGTTTATTAATCAGCTGCACAAAAACAGCAATCACTGTGTGAATATTCTGTAAGGTCTTAACATGTTGGTATTACAGGTTTACAGCTCATGTCGCCCCCAAATgaccaaacaaatcaataactACAGGTTAATCCATCTCTTTGTGTAGTTCCCAGAGATTGAGGATGCTGCTGTTTCATTCACAATTAAAGAAGAGAGTCCAGATGAGCCACTGTGGATCAGTGATTCTGTTGGACCCATTGGTGAGCAAACATACTGCTCTTTGTCTAAGACATGtatttgaaaacattaaaactcaTATCACAACACCTGTCACCTGCAGGTCCTGCTGTGCAGTATCCTAATCCAGCTGATGTTCCAGAGAACCAGCAGTTTGAGGAGAACTGTCAGTTAAACCCTTCAGAGGCCACCAGACAGAAGAGCTCAGAGTACAGTGACTCGTATAACTCAGGTCAACAGGCACGAGACATGAGTGGCCTTCAGTTCACTGTTAAGacagagaagaaggaggagcgATCAGGATTCAGTCAGGACAGATGTCAGCACAGCGCAGGGAAGCAGATTCAACTTGCTTCTGACTTTTCCATGGATGAAAGAGAGAACCAGCTGTGGTCCTCCATCATTGAAGGTAATGACATTGAGGCTGGTTTTCCCGACTTTTCTAGTGTGGTGGAAGAGTACTCCAACACATTCCCAGAACATTCAGATGCGCATGTGGTTTCTAACAGTAGCAAGTCAGCTAGTGCCCAGTCATCCTCTCAGAGGCCGTGTAATGGGATCTACAACAGTGAGTATCAGAAGGATGTTGCACAGTCGTCCAGCTTTCCGCCCAGACCTCAGGGtgccctgcagcagccagacagaCACAAGGAACAAATGTACTCTCAGAGAAACACCCAGCACGTTGCACATCTGAGGCAGCCAGATGAGCACCACGAGAGGGAGACTGCAGCTGAAGATAGACCAGTGGTAGCACACAACACTTTCCCACCTAGCAGCTACCACCCCCACAGACCGGTCTCTGGCGCCATGCGGGGCTACGTTTGCTCGCTGTGTGGAAAGACGTTCGGCCGTCTGCACCAGTTCAAGCTCCACCAGCAAAGCCACAAGAGGAAGAGAGCGTTCTGGTGCACGGTGTGTGGGAAAAGCTTCCAGTGTTCGTCCCACCTGAGCATACACCACCGGACACACACGGGCGAGAAGCCATATGGCTGCGGACAATGTGGGAAGAGGTTCACGCAGCAGAGCAGCCTTAGGGTCCATCAGCGTACTCACAGCGGGGAGCGGCCTTATAGCTGCTCGCAGTGCGGGAAAACCTTCATCCTGATGCACCATTTGAAACGGCACAGAATCATCCACACATACAGCTGAGGTCCAGATTTGTGACTAATGACCCTCAAAACCAAATTTAAACGCCAGAGAAcggcagatttttttttttttttttttggtctctgGATTTATAATCTCGTGCCATTGCTCGCAGACTTTGTATATTAATGCATTATTTTACTATGCAAAATCCATCTGGATGGATTTTAAgatgtttgcttcttttttaaAGTAATGGTCTCATAATTATCATTATGTGAAACTGCATTACACCCTCCAACAGAATTCATATGTCAGTAACCCACTTACAAAGCTAGAAATCCcaaaaaaccaacaacaaaaagTCTGGAGTCATTAAACACAAgcctgcagcttttctcttatAGTTCCCTGCATCCATATGGTTTGGTTTGCTCTTTATGTAGAAAGAGGCTCAGTAAAGCAGCATCATATTGTATTTCTTCATCTCTGCAGTAAGACTGTAAAAGCACAAGATGCTCATTATCCCCATAAATTCTCACCTTCACAGCGACGAGTGGGTTTTTCCATTCAAAGCTAACGAAGCATCTCTGAGGATTATGTTTTGATGTCAGGATCCTTCTCCCCAGaatccctttctctttcttgaTTTGTATTAAAGCATTGGTAAAAATCAGCAGCTGGatctttttaacatttacagatGTTATGTACCGAACACCTTATTCACATCGGTCTGAGTTCTAGGTCTGGATTTCACCTTTGGCCATAGCTTCATTAGTGGGAGTGTTCCTCAGACTACCTACCTacaaaatttgattttattatgaattgttttcaaatatttgacAATAGTGAAAAATGTCAATCGTAACTTCCCAAAGCACATGCTGGTTTTACTCGGGCTGATGAGGTGACACCAGAGGGCAGTGTAACTTGTCTCAGAGCAGAAAGGGAAGCAGAGGTGCTGCCTAAATGAGAATTTGGGCTTTACCTGCTGAAGTTCCTTTTTTTATTACCCCTATTCCTTTTTTATTACCCAGCAACCTGCTGGCCATTAACTTTAGTGGTTTGACAGAGTGTAAAAACTGAGGCAGCCTTGACAACTTTTGATACAGGGCCACACTTTattcctgtattttttttttttttttttttgctctctttCATGAGAATTTGATGGgtttctttaatgtttcagcTCCTGTTTTCTCTTGGACCTTTGGCTCCTCTGAAACACTTGAAGGTGTAGCAGGCCTTTAGAGGTTTTAGATGGGACAGCTGTCCTCCCATTACACTGTGTCATTAGTCCCTCTGGGGTTTTTGTCTTCTGCTAAACATGTTTAGTGTTGTGCCTGTAGTTTAATGCTGTTCTTGGTGATGAACATGGGTTTAGAGTGGTGTTGAAAGGGTTACGCAGGTAGTTCTGTACAGTATAATCATTGGAGCTTTGTGTCCTGGCAGGCACAGTCACAGATCATTTCACAGACGGGAGGATTAACAGCAGCAGCCGTCATGTTTGCCAGCTGTTCtctagtttttttgtttgtagatcatcactgcacatgcacacagttaTCTACAGGCCATAGAGGACGGAATTAAAGTCACTGACGAAGTTTGTGCGAAGTTTACTGACAGTATGAAATCAGCATCATGTTTTCTTCATTCTGGAAGGAGGGAAATTAGCCTGGTTAtaaatctgtctgtgtgtgtgtgcagctgtaaaTCTGACCCACACAACTAGAATAGACTCCCACCAATAGCATGTCACTGTGTTCTAACAGAGTGCAGCCTCTGCATGCCTTCCACACCCTGCTGTGAGCCGGTACAGTTTGTGCAGGAAGACAAATGAATAACTTGTAAAATTCTCACGACCTTGCACGGCCATCAACAGTGGAGGCTGAACGTCATGGAAAATGATCTTCTTTTTGGAGTAGGAGGAGTAAGAGGAACAGGACAAGTGGCAGCTGACCGTGTAAGAAagttgagtaaaaaaaaaaaaaagctgagggagagaaaagtgCAGATAAGGTGAAGGACAGTAAAAATGGAAACTGTCGGGATGGAGTTCTCTTTAAGGAACAATAACATGCACTATCTagatttatgttttgtgtttctacgCTGACAAGCTTGCATTCAAGTTACAGGTTGTGCAGCCTTCAGGTGCTGCTGGGAGACTTGGTATTTCTAACAGTATGTGGACATGCATATGTACTCTGCCATAGCCCTGCGACTGTTTGCCGTAGTTTGGTGTAGTCCCTTTACTCCTTCACTCTTCACACATTATAGTGATGCTTAAACAGTAATGTCTTATAACTTTGTGGCAGCAGGTTAGTGTCTTGCAGGACATTTTGTTCCAGTGGATGCACTTACTTTAGTTTACTTTGAGTCACTCATTCTGTTGCTTCACCAAGACTGTGACATGCAGACTTGCAGTTTGACATAACTTCCCCTGCACTTTGATGAAAAAGGCCAAAGATTTACACTTTGTAACTTAATGTTTGGTGTTTCCTTAAACTCCATTGTCTTTGAAAGTATACATGTGAGCACCAGGATCAAGTGAAGTAACAGTGTCAAGGCCTTCACGGATGAGGTATTTAAAGTCTCTAAGTTCCtaaattcagtttctgttctttGCAGTGATTCATTTTACCGGTCAAGTGTTCAATGACATTGCCAAATTTGTGGTTTACAGAAACATCATTGTGGGAATTGCCTAAAGCCACTAACTTGCCGTTAAGTCAGAtcagagaatttttttttttcttctcaagTGCACAGACAAAATGATGACTGATGTGAAGACGGGTTTTTACCTTTTAAACTCTTTAAAACTGTTGACTCAGAAAGGAATGACAGATGGTAATGCTACACAAAAATTAAACCTTTCCGTTTGAAATGTAGCACAGAAAATACCACAGGGTTCCAGGTTGAGTCATTTTATTGTAAtagtaaaaccaaaaccaaacctttGTCAGTAAAGGACCTCTGAAAGCACAGACAGACTAAAACCCAGTCTGTCATTTAACAGTGATGAGACATCAAGAGATCTGAATCAAATCATCCCTTTCCTAAACTCTATTgaagatttatatatatatatatatatatataaaacagcaaaacaaataacactacttaaatatattttaaatattttctaaaaaaatgaCAACTCCTTTACACTCTAAAAATTTGCACCATCTTTCACTGTCTGAGTTGGTCCTGAACAtaagagaaatgtaaaaatcactGTGTTCATTGGTGTTAATGGAAATCAAggaatgtaaaactgaaataaatattttcatatgtttAAGTTAAAAGTTAAGTCTTAAGACACTACAGTGTGACGGTGATCACCAGTCCCCAGTGCATGACAGCAGGACTTTGTCTGAAAACTAAAGTCGCATTGATTATTAAATGTAAACCTTGCTGATAGAGCAGTGTATGAAAATTAATGGGTTTCTAGGATCTTAAGACTTAAAGTAACACACAGTTTTGGTGCTTTTAGAGGTTTTCTTTTAGCGTTCTAACAAGCGTTTTAAAGAAATCTGGCTGTGACAGAGATGAAGCAGCACAGGTGAACTACTGTCAGACTCATGGTCAGAAGCCGTTGTTGTTGTGCTCCAGCCGAGCAACCATGGTGGACACCAGCTTCTCCATTTGCTTGGCTCTCAGCCTGCTTGTCTCCAGGACTTCTTCATGGTTGGCCTTCTCCTGGCTGTCGTAGTCCATCACTGCGCGATTGCTGATCAGCGACAGGGCGAAACAACGGATCCCAGCGTGCCGAGCGACGATCACCTCGTGGACAGTGCTCATTCCTGCAGTCAAGACCAGAGAAGGTGAGAAATCATAATTGTCGATATATTTCTAAATCAGTACGCATGTTATAAAATGATACTGTCTGTCAAACAGCTGTTGTGGGCAGGGTCATAGCGTTTGACGACGTGACGTGATTAAACAACAGATGTGTTGAAGTACATGTAAGCAAGACAGACTTCACACTGACCGACAGCGTCAGCTCCTAGACTCTGCAGCATGCGACACTCAGCGATGGTTTCATAAGAGGGCCCTCCCAGGACACAGTACACTCCCTCCTTCATGAAGTCGCTGTAGCCCAGCTCCCCTGCCACGTCATGAGCCAGCTGCCGCAGCTCTCGGTCATAGGCGTCAGACATGCACGGGAAACGGACGCCAAACCTGAAGGGAGAAGAGTATGATTAAACCAGCTGTTGGAATTTACACATCTGTGTTGCTCAACACTGCAGGTCCCCTAAACGACTTAGCTAAAGTTAAAGCAATACACCAAGTTTCTGAGATTGGTTAATGTCCCTCTGAGCAATGCTACCTGGGGCAATTTTGCCTAACCTACTATCGCTAAAGTAAACACAATATATGGGCACAAAGAGGAGGTGTGGCAGTTTTGTGTAGGAGAGTAGAAATGCACATTACAGGTTGTGGGAAATTTGTTACAGTCATTTGCAATAGTTGTGTTGCCATCACTTGCTTAACATAATTAGAAAATAATCTGGCACCATTTTGCAATATTTAGAAAGACAATAACCCTTTGATAAAATATTTACTCCCCTAGAATCATCTGCAGGTAAAAAGACAGATCATTGAACAAATCAAACGACGTGTTAAATCTAACTTGTTAACACTATTTTCCTGCATAAAATGCAGTCTCGTGGCATCTGAAGGTGTGTGCCTCCATCCCTCCTCCACCTACCTGTCATCGTTGGGTCCAGCCAGTGGGTTGGTGCCTGCGAACCCCGGCATATTGATGTGGTCCTTCATGATCATGACGTCCCCGACTTTATAGTCCTGATTGAGGCCTCCAGCTGCATTGGTCAGGATCAAGGTCTCGACGCCCATCAGCTTAAACACACGGATGGGCAGCGTGATCTGGACAACACAAGGTAGTGTAAAACACGTGCACACACtgcataacataacataacataacataacaccACTGATTTGATACCACAGGGACATGTTCATCTTTACAGCCTAGAATTACCTATTGGATTGGGTTCAGTTATTTCCAGGAAACAAGAGTGAACATGTGGCTCCTGCCTCGAGGGACAAACATACAGTGACTGATCCACATAAAACTGTAAAGCCATGTGTGCCTCATATTTGCTGTCTTACCTGTGGCCATGCAgatagtttcagttttatttgtaccGGTGGCACAAACTCTGTATCTGAAGTTTGTGCACAGCCTCTTCCAGAAATATATGAAATctcagatttacatttgaaactatcagcagctgctgtatgTTGCTCCAGAAACAATGTCCAAGTTATTCCACAAAGTTTTCTGTGAGCAGCTTTCATGGGAACAGAAGTGGCCAAGTGAACAATGTGAACAGTGCTGTTTGTCAATCATGGTGATAAGAGAAACACAAGCTAGTGCCTGCAGCTGGTTGCTCAACCCAGACATCTAATCTCAGACGTGATGTGGTGAATACTCCAGTGGAAGAGCCCCCCCCACCGGAGCACACAGTCATAACATTCAGTAAAATTAAAGggaaatgtgtgtttcagttgCTCTGTTGTTCCATAATGTTTATCTCAGGCTTGTTTCTAAGGGGCTTGTTctgtgacttttgtttttgcacatgaTAAAATCACATTTGACCTCACAGTGAGTTCAAGACCCTCACTGGAACTAGATAACTTATCATGGTGGATGCCCAGCCAGACTTTGCCGGCTTGAAAGTTTTTGCCTCAGGTCTCAAAACAGTTTCTGGGAAAGGCCAGTCATCCTGTAGTGACTGATGCAGCTTGTAATCATACTCACCTTCTGGACGGGGTAGCCCTCGTACAGGTGGAACCTTCCCTGCATGCAAACACATGGCTTCCCTTTTAGTGTCCCAAACACCAGCTGGCCAGTATGACCAtgcactgcaacacacacacaatgttaaGACACCCAgtgcgtgcacacacaaacacactcgcACATTAACAGTTGTACATGCCTGTGCTCTGTGGGAAGTTGGGAATGTCCCTGTATTTGAAGACCTGCTGGTCCTTGATCATCTCAGCCAGACCCCCCAGGCCTGAACCGCACACGATTCCCAAAGTCGGCCGCACTTGTGCGTTGGCCAGCAGCCAATCTGCTGTGGCCCGGCACTGATCATAGCTgtcactgagagagagaaaaacacacatcagtcaCGTGAGTGCTCAGCACTGTTCAGTGTAAATACACTGTATGGCCAAAAGTCTGTAGACATCTGAACATTACATGAATATGTGACTTTAAAcatctcattaaaaaaatataggTCTATAATCTTCCAGGAAGATTCTGcagaacatttttaaagctgGTCGCAGGCTCAGTTCATCCTCAAGACTCTGGTGCTTTTAGTATTTTAATGttcttatttttgtattttaaaataaatgaacactATCAATATCATCATATCAGCAGCCT from Mastacembelus armatus chromosome 17, fMasArm1.2, whole genome shotgun sequence encodes the following:
- the LOC113134611 gene encoding purine nucleoside phosphorylase-like; translation: MSECSDSYDQCRATADWLLANAQVRPTLGIVCGSGLGGLAEMIKDQQVFKYRDIPNFPQSTVHGHTGQLVFGTLKGKPCVCMQGRFHLYEGYPVQKITLPIRVFKLMGVETLILTNAAGGLNQDYKVGDVMIMKDHINMPGFAGTNPLAGPNDDRFGVRFPCMSDAYDRELRQLAHDVAGELGYSDFMKEGVYCVLGGPSYETIAECRMLQSLGADAVGMSTVHEVIVARHAGIRCFALSLISNRAVMDYDSQEKANHEEVLETSRLRAKQMEKLVSTMVARLEHNNNGF
- the LOC113134180 gene encoding zinc finger protein 28-like, with product MNMATCIPFQTQLSSIMEVLVKAAVAEISKLVDDKCAFLHLEISRKQNENEMLRKNLLMLENKNAQLQRGFENYMDRGTDVGSDCPHPIGDIKFPEIEDAAVSFTIKEESPDEPLWISDSVGPIGPAVQYPNPADVPENQQFEENCQLNPSEATRQKSSEYSDSYNSGQQARDMSGLQFTVKTEKKEERSGFSQDRCQHSAGKQIQLASDFSMDERENQLWSSIIEGNDIEAGFPDFSSVVEEYSNTFPEHSDAHVVSNSSKSASAQSSSQRPCNGIYNSEYQKDVAQSSSFPPRPQGALQQPDRHKEQMYSQRNTQHVAHLRQPDEHHERETAAEDRPVVAHNTFPPSSYHPHRPVSGAMRGYVCSLCGKTFGRLHQFKLHQQSHKRKRAFWCTVCGKSFQCSSHLSIHHRTHTGEKPYGCGQCGKRFTQQSSLRVHQRTHSGERPYSCSQCGKTFILMHHLKRHRIIHTYS